The Chthonomonadales bacterium genome includes a region encoding these proteins:
- a CDS encoding PqqD family protein, whose product MRVPLSLRLKYAAGRYLPFLKIAPPVDRQEVMRLRPVRNPAIEWDAGESGEALLSIPRRSDRVGRAMGFLVRLPEARGVQLDEVGTFVWRLCDGGHTVEGIVKATSQHYKLNRREVEVSVTTYLQMLTQRNFVGWYTRGGKGK is encoded by the coding sequence ATGCGAGTGCCACTGAGCCTCCGCCTGAAATACGCGGCCGGGCGGTACCTACCGTTCCTGAAGATCGCGCCACCGGTCGATCGCCAGGAGGTCATGCGACTGCGCCCGGTGCGCAACCCCGCCATCGAGTGGGACGCCGGCGAGAGCGGGGAGGCGCTGCTGAGCATTCCGCGTCGCTCGGATCGCGTCGGACGCGCCATGGGCTTCCTGGTCCGCCTTCCGGAGGCCAGAGGGGTGCAACTCGACGAGGTCGGCACGTTCGTGTGGCGGCTGTGCGACGGCGGTCACACCGTGGAGGGGATCGTGAAGGCGACGAGCCAGCACTACAAACTCAACCGCCGTGAAGTGGAGGTCTCCGTAACAACGTATCTCCAGATGCTCACGCAGCGCAACTTCGTTGGCTGGTACACACGAGGGGGGAAAGGCAAATGA
- a CDS encoding FtsX-like permease family protein — protein sequence MSVGGATAVRSARSHGRQIQLPFGKAVQIAVKSIKIRFWRSIITAAGIFLGIAFFTSVRMSAVFTDVQNRIIAEKRAAIVAGTLRPTPEDVRLINSADSNPREQEAARNRLQWLSIMALIVCTVGITNAMLMSVTERYKEIGTMKCLGALDSLIVKLFFIESCFLGFVASVIGFALGWLSISLLRLITDGLAVFGQNFWPSTAELFGLSVLVGVLLTFVATILPAVRAAQMPPAAALRVEI from the coding sequence ATGAGCGTTGGGGGGGCGACGGCGGTCCGCAGCGCGCGAAGTCATGGGCGCCAGATCCAGCTTCCGTTCGGCAAGGCCGTGCAGATCGCCGTCAAGAGCATAAAGATCCGGTTCTGGCGCTCCATCATCACCGCTGCCGGCATCTTTCTCGGCATCGCCTTCTTCACCTCGGTGCGCATGTCGGCGGTCTTCACCGACGTGCAGAACCGGATCATCGCCGAGAAAAGGGCGGCCATCGTCGCCGGGACGCTGCGGCCGACGCCCGAGGACGTACGGCTCATCAACTCCGCCGACAGCAACCCTCGCGAGCAGGAGGCCGCCCGCAATCGCCTCCAGTGGCTGTCGATCATGGCCCTCATCGTGTGCACGGTCGGAATCACGAACGCCATGTTGATGTCGGTGACGGAGCGCTACAAGGAGATTGGCACCATGAAGTGCCTTGGCGCCCTGGATTCGCTCATCGTGAAGCTCTTCTTCATCGAATCGTGCTTCCTCGGGTTCGTCGCGTCGGTTATCGGCTTCGCTCTCGGCTGGCTGTCCATCTCCCTGTTGCGCCTGATCACGGATGGGCTCGCCGTCTTCGGCCAGAACTTCTGGCCGTCGACCGCGGAGCTCTTCGGCCTGTCGGTTCTCGTCGGTGTGCTCCTGACGTTCGTGGCCACCATCCTGCCCGCGGTTCGCGCGGCGCAGATGCCGCCGGCCGCCGCCCTCCGCGTGGAGATCTGA
- a CDS encoding ABC transporter ATP-binding protein, protein MASNEFVVRTKDLVKEYVMGDQALRALNGVNLDIIKGEYLSIMGPSGSGKSTLFNAIGGLDKPSSGSVFINDVDMAQLDAQELAYLRCHTIGYIFQTFNLIPVMTALENITLPTVFAGMPTDDGIERGIELLKMVGLGERLHHKPSELSGGQQQRVAIARALANNPSIILADEPTGNLDLKTGKEIIDLLKHLNDEQGVTIISATHDLKMLDVSDRIVWIRDGRIDRIEERKDISINIGEMEEAQLTH, encoded by the coding sequence ATGGCCTCCAACGAGTTCGTGGTGCGCACGAAGGACCTCGTGAAGGAATACGTGATGGGCGACCAGGCCCTACGCGCCCTCAACGGCGTGAACCTGGACATCATCAAGGGGGAGTATCTGTCCATCATGGGTCCCTCGGGCTCCGGCAAGTCCACCCTCTTCAACGCGATCGGCGGGCTGGACAAGCCGAGCTCGGGCTCCGTCTTCATCAATGACGTGGATATGGCGCAACTTGACGCCCAGGAGCTGGCCTACCTTCGCTGCCACACGATCGGCTACATCTTCCAGACGTTCAACCTGATCCCCGTCATGACGGCGCTTGAGAACATCACGCTGCCCACCGTGTTCGCGGGGATGCCCACCGACGACGGGATCGAGCGCGGCATCGAGCTCCTCAAGATGGTGGGGCTCGGCGAACGCCTCCACCACAAGCCCTCCGAGCTCTCGGGGGGCCAGCAGCAGCGCGTGGCGATCGCGCGCGCGCTGGCGAACAACCCCTCCATCATCCTGGCCGATGAGCCCACCGGGAACCTGGACCTGAAGACCGGTAAGGAGATCATCGACTTGCTCAAGCACCTCAACGACGAACAGGGAGTCACCATCATCTCCGCCACGCACGACCTGAAGATGCTGGACGTGTCCGACCGAATCGTCTGGATTCGGGACGGTCGAATCGACCGAATCGAGGAGCGCAAAGACATCAGCATCAACATCGGGGAGATGGAGGAGGCTCAACTCACCCACTGA